Genomic DNA from Salvia miltiorrhiza cultivar Shanhuang (shh) chromosome 1, IMPLAD_Smil_shh, whole genome shotgun sequence:
AacttagggggtgtattcgttgtgaatttccacagactttaaaaagtccatgaaatttaaattccatggaattcacatagattccagacgactttcaaagaattcgtggttgaatttcaccccgattttcactgattttcgaagaatttaggggataattctggaattgaaatccatgatgccaacgcccgctgagtcccagcaccactggaaacccagcgagcgctggaagcCCAAGTCAGAATGCTCGAATTCTGGGGATTTTACTCAAATCCCAAACAAATACCCCCTAATTCATGCTCAATTCCGTGGATTTCATCAAATCCCCAACTAATACACCCCTAATTATATAATTCATGCTCAATAAAATCAACTTGGGCTGGGCTATCtgggcccagcgaccgctgCAACCCAACGCACGCTCAAATCCAGCATATGCTGGACTCTCTCAACGGTGGCTGAGTTCCAGCGGTCGCTGACTTCTTGGCCGCggccgctggaactcagcgctcgctcaaAACTCcacggatttcaattctcgtggttcttggccggatttcgtcgtgtgtattttttggatgaaatccatgaaagtcattccggatttgaagtcaatggaataacgaatacacatagatttgtatggattttaaaaagtctgaaacgaatacacccagatttatatgaacttttaaaagtcttgaacgaatacacccagatttctgcagacttttaaaagtctggaacgaatacacccagacttttaaaatccatagaaatctattaaactccacaacgaatacaccccccttaattaGCGAATTCGACAAAGCTAGCttgagaaaacaaaatttattagtaataaacttaatttatcttatttgttataagaaaataattaggttttttttttgttagaacaataatttagattttaacaagaaaaacaaatatCTAAATTTAAATCTATATTCAAAAGCCTCGATTAAACTAGTCTCGATTACAATGCAAATTAAGAGTAGTCGACTTTCCCCAGCCTTCAAGTGGGGGGGAAGGCTAAGTATATGCAAACATCTACTTGAATATCACAGGATCCACTTGACAAACATTAAGCAACAAATGACCAACTCACCATCCAAAAAGGTCCcattttatatgatttatatttcaattacaatGATAAGTTCATTCAAGCCACGCATTCATCAACAGAAACTTGAAACTACCATAGAAAAACTACATGAAAGTTGTAATAACACAAAAAGAGAAACCCTGATTAGGGTTCACCAACAATTGATACGACCCCCACATCCACGAACGCAAAACGGACTTACCCCACTCAGTCATCACGCTTAGACTCCAACTCCAGAAGTATCTTTTTTCTTGGACCCTGAAACGTTGATAGCAGAACTTGAGATGAGCAGACAAACTCTAGGGACAAAACATCTCAGAATGCAAAATGGCAGCATAACAAAACAGTATGTAGTGAACATAGCATCTCATGTAATGACCCCAACAGATATTTTCTCACGCATAGGTAGTCAACGTCGACCGAAGAAAGAAGGATCAGAAAACGTATATGATGGTGGCCCTACCCTCCTTTTGAAATGAGTTACTATACCGTCAAATACCTATGGCTTCTAAACTCTAGATTTACAAAGTCATTTAGCTTTTTCTTTCCTTCTAGTTAACTAAACCTTACATAGTTGCAATTCTTACTTCAGCAATGAAGTTTAGACAGATCATGTTATATCATTGTTATGAAAAAAGAACCCAGCAGTGAAGGAATCCTCCTCTGATTCTATCTCATTGATATAGTTATGGCAGCAATATGAAATAATATCTGAAACACACAGAGGGGTGGAAATAAGGAAGTGCGAAGCAATAAGAAAAGCTTAATAGGAAATAATCACCATTGGAATTCCCATAGCTTTAAGATCTTCATCACTCATGTGTACTAGCGCCGCCATATCAACCTGTGAAAATCAAAGCACAATAGCTATCTGAACAAACAAAAAACAGAACCGATAATTACAAAgaaacagaaattaaataatcatacttcTTCAGCCTGAAAGGTAATCGAATATTTATCAAGACCCAGCGACTGCAGGAAACTTTCCACAGAATCGACCtgcatataaataaataatcgtACTTCTTCAGCCTTGAACAATAATATTCATGTCAAGTTACTAGAAGACGCTATGTGACATACAATCCCTCACACCCTCAGACAGTCAAACGGATAAGATGGTAGTTTTTTACCTTCTGCTGAACCTTTTTCTTTGATACAGAGCTAGAAACCTTGGCTTCTGAGGCAGGGGCTTGCGCTACAACACTCTTCCTGGGTGGTCTACTGGTTTCGGTTGCAGGCTTTGGCCGCACTGCTGGAGGCTTGTACTCAACAGGACGAGAATAGAGTGCACCAGAGAGCTTCTCACGTAAATCCCTTCCACCTCCAGGTCCCCGCCCACTTTGTGAAGCTTGCTCGATACTCTTTCTTTGGAGCTTCAGGCGAAGATCTCTGACACCAACCTTTCGACCTTTACAGGTCATAGATAAAACCACAGCAATATCAGCCAAATCATGACAACACTACAAATATTAACGGGGCTTCAATTAGAATAAGACTCTATACCTGAGACTTGGGGTTCGCTGCCCTCGAAAAGGTCATGTTCCCATTTGTCATCGTCTTCTCTTTGTCTGCATGAAATAATTGAATTTGCTAAATAAAGGGCCTCATTTGCTCCAGGAAAGGAAAAACAGTGATCTTCTAGATACTTCTTCCACAAGAAAAAATGCCCTGCTTCATTCCAATTAAACAGACATTTCACACTTAATCTTACAACATATTATCATGGGCTCTCTACATGCTACCAAATTCACCAATAGATCTGCAGCCTCAAATGTCCTCTACAAGAAAGTGACAATTATATCCAAAAACACCAACCTCAACTCTTAATTTACCAAGAAAACAAGGAAGTTTGGCATCTGAACTTATTAAAATCTACAAACAATTTTTTACACACAAACCCATCAACCTCCCCTAAATTAGTACATAGCATTTTCCAGAACCTAAAGATTCGGCCATTCATAGCCACAAATCATGACGCTTCATACTGCTTCCAATTAAAACTAAAACAGTTGCCCTACCACTGCAACAAACGAGACTTAAATCTGCTCACCACGcaaaactcaaaaattccccCCGGATACATAAAGGAACggtaataaaacctaactcggaCGAACTTAGAGGGAGAGTAAGTGGAAGTTAACCTCTTGCCGGAGATAGTTCTGCGGCGGCCGGGACCGGCGGCGGAATTTCCTTCAAGGCGATCCTTGACCGACCTATTAGCTTGAGCCTCAATTTGATCAGCGTACATTGTGTACTAAAATCGCCAAAAAATTTCCAGCTCAAAAACCCTAAGTCCCAACCCAAAATCCCGAATTGGCAAATCAAAAGGGAGAAGGGGGGAAAAAATGTTGCTGCGTGGTTGTGAGAGAAGGAGCGAATGCAATTTTAGGGAAAATGCAGAAAACCCGATACGCCAGCCCTTTTCGGAGTTTTATggagtatatgtatatatatatatttattgtatttatttacaaaattctccaataaaatataatgaGCTGATTAAGATTCCATAATATGGAATAAGCATCTTGAATATGAGATATATATTGGTAAAAATTGAATGTGAAATATTAATATCTGTATATTTTTCGAGTAAACAATACAATgaatattagtattttctaaaaaaaatattgaatattaGTACGGATGTTTTTTTCCCCCTTTGATTGAATATTAGAACGGATTTTATAAGGTGGGTATAATATAAAATACTCTATCTGTCTCATTGATAATGATTTATATTATTGTTCGAAACGAAACTAAgaatattaataatgaaaagataaaaattatagaaaatgatgagttcataatttttttatgagagaatttaatttttttttctaaaaaatattatttttaatggaACAAATAGAAAAGGAAAGTAAATTTTTATCAATACGACGGAATGAGTACTATTTTAAGGTAAATAGTTAATTGCAAGAgggattttcttttcttttttgtgaattggtagcaagtaaaaaaggtTAGTTGGCAATAACTCATGCGTACGGTCTAGTACTCTTATTCCAAAGTTCACACCTTGATCTAATTCTTTGCTGCTCAAATTTTAAATacctatttatttttaatttaaatgtcGTATGATAGTGGATTTAAATtcaaaactttaaaaatttaaaattaatcattttaTTATTAGACCAACTCATTACCTTTTCACCACTTAATTACGTTACTATTAGTCATTGTGAAACTGGAATGCTTTGGTTTATATTGTAAAGGGGTCATggtaaaaaaatacacgaatttaaaaaaaaattataatttttacgtgaactttcaattaagtcaaaatatacataaatttatattttagttgcaattttcacttaAATTTGACTTCCAACCAATTTAGAGCTTAGTTGACcgtcgaaattaagtcaaatatattaatttttgtcttcTTAGACCTTAgagcttctaaatactcctcatcatcagaagttagaccaacatcagGTGAACTTTTGGCTGccaactaagctctaatttcgtcgGAAGTCGaactcaggtgaaaattgcaaccaaaatataaattcatgtatttttttacttaagtacatatgaaattgcattttttaaaaaaaattatgtatttttttgccataactCCTATTGTAAATTGTTACCTAAGTTTGTATAtttcttccattttcttttttctgaaaGAGTAGtttctaggggtgagcattcgggcgggttgggttgaaaccgaaccgaaataccCAACCCGAAACCCAAACCGCCTAAAAAATTtcgaaccaaaccaaaccgtttGACTGGTCAAAACCGAACCAtaaattttcggttcggtttggccaaaaccgtttttttttttttttaaaaaaaagttataagCAAAAATTAAAGTATTATGAATATGCAAAAATTACCACGTCTAGATAAATCCATTTACTTCTACAATTAAGAGtttgtaaaaattaaagaacaagcacataataaaaatcttatgtacttttgaatttaatgtaaagtgtaaaattctaaatttaatttttaaatatttattaattaattatttaaaaataaatatttattaattatatttaaatcggGCGGGTTCGGTTTATAAACCAAATCGTTTTTCtcaaaccgaacccgaaccgtttTCTGGCGGTTTGAAATTTTtcaaaccaaaccgaaccgtTTTCTCTAcataaaccgaaccaaaccgcccGGTTTGGCGGTTCCGGTTTGGTTTTGCTCAGCCCTAGTAGTTTCTGATGTTTGTGATAAATGGATAATAAATACTCTTACATTTGGGAATTCAAAGAATGCAATTGAaacaatttaatgcattttgcATTAAAAGTTGATACTGCCTATTCAGATTCCGGTTTCATTTTCATCGCTCGGATTTTTGTCTTATTTTCAATTGTATAAGAAGTATTTAAATTTCGAGTGAAAAACAAGGCAAATGTCACATGCATTATTCTAAAATCATTATGTTACTATACACCTATTTATAGCACAATCTGTTCAAATTGGGGAAAAACACTAGAAAATAAAAGAGATTTTAAGCCCAATTTATGCTGAGAAGAGTCCAAAGAAAGGATTTGTCAATGCATTATGCAACTCTGCAGCAGCAGACTTCAACAAGCTTCTGTCAACTCTTTCTCTAGGTAGAAACAGAAAGTTGCCTCCCTCAACTCTCTCAAACCCACAGAGCTCAAGAAACTTCACACCTTCCTCGAATCTGCCGACTCTGTCCTGTTGAATGTCCGGGAAACACAAATCAACGACGTGGGAACTGTTGTCCCTTCTGAAGAGAGGGAAAGGGAAGCATCTCTCATCAAGGGAAAGAGCGTGTTACCTGGAATACAGGATTGCTGATGCGGATCTTTCTGAACTTCCCCTCGTTGGGATCCTTAAAGACGTTTTTAACATAGATCAAGAGAGTTTGAAAAGCTCTTGTGGCTCGGGTATTGTCATCCTAACACATCAGATGCCAATGATGTCACAACAGATACTGGAACAATTCTTTattggaaaagaaaaaacaagaaataATGGATATATGGTAAGATTCGAGCTTTTTCTATATTAGGAGAGACTATTACTTCAGACATTTGAAAAAATGAAATAGTTCATATGGGTTGAGATCAGCTACCTTGTTTTGATGTTTGAGATTTCTTAAACATTCTCTCATGTGCTCTCTTGCTGAAGCAGGCGTTTCAGGCAAAACAGCAGGATCGACTGGCTCTGGGTTCTGCACTAGAAATAAATATGTAAGGAGCCACGAGTCCTGCTAAGTAGTAACGAAGGGAGAGTGACGAATTTTGAGGATTTCATACATTTGTTTCTTGTGGCAATCCAGTATTCACAGGTGCAGGAACTTCCCTAGGCAATCCAAGCATCCCGCGTCTTTCTAACTACCATATGAAAGAAAATATGGTATAAGAAATTAGAACGTTCAAAAAGGTAGGAAATGCATAATTTCATAATCTCAGAGGTCAGCCATTTTGTCAGATGACTGATGCAAAGAACACAGAAGTGTTAAGTGAAAATCACAAAGCAAAATCACCACACAATTTAGTACAGTGAGGAGTAGAATTTCTGTGCTAGTGTTCAACATCCCTTTACTTTTTGCCCTTATATTTCTAGCTTCGACAGTATTCAATTATAATGCAACAAACTAGCAGAAGCGAGACATTATTAATTGCAGGGAGCCTGGCATGCAATGATTCAGGTGTACCTTATCCTGCTGCAGTTTCTGACGAATTCTTTCCCGTGCTCTTTTCTCTTCCTCTTTATCTGCTTTCTGTTGTGCTATAAATCTGAAACCGAGTCcaagaaaatgaaagaaatatgaTAAGCACCAACAGCACAAAAGACAAACGACTAAAGACTGAACGTTTAACAAAATGCAAACCTTTTCCTTTCACTTTCTTCCGCCATCCGTTTAGCCTCTAACAGTTCTTTCCCCATTCGAATTCTTCCCTGCATGTAGCAAAAGTATCTGATGAAAGAATGACAAATAGATTATCTGAACCTGCAAGTCTATACTGGTGATCAGACACGCCAAACATTATAAACTGGCTAAGAATTAAGAAATATGCTAGCAAATTGAACTCAGAGAACATAAGCTAAAAATCAGGACTTCAACTGAAGCAACACGGCATACAATATAGTGCAGATATTACTCAAGAAACACATGAATAAGAACAAATGCAGTATTTATGAGTTCCTTCTATTTTATTGCCTATCTTCCTAGGCATTTCAACAACCGATAAAGGACTCTTGGACCAACAACTTATAATGTTCCAGTACAACATTGAAGGTGACATAAACTAGTCAATGTGCAAGTGCTAAAATTTAGCACCGATGTAAGATATAAAGATAAGTAGTTTGTAGTACCGTCTCCCTTTCTCTATCTAGTTTCTTCTCTTGCTCTGCTCTCCTTTTACGTGCTTGACCCCTAAATTTAGATGGATTCAGAAGATGTGAGATATCAGAAAAGGAAAAACCAATCTTCAAGTaagaatgtatatatataatagtttTATCAATTTAGATTTGAGCGCATAAAACGAACCTCAGCTCCTGTGCTCTCAACTTAACTTGTTCCGAAATCTGAATGGGGCAAGATGCTTCAATGTTTATGTCTTCGAGAAGCTCAGGTTCCTTGTAATATAAGAAGAAAGAGATGTGAAAATTGAAATGATGCGATAGTGCGCAACATGAAGCGCAGTTCTATAGCAGACAGATTACAGGAATATGTAAAACCACAAGAAGGCAAACTAATCAAGCTCATACAACAACGAACAAAGTCGGCAAAGAAATCTACCACTGAAGGTTCACTTGTAGCATCATCCCCATGATCAACAAGCCAATTAATAGCATCCTCGATACTCGAATTACCTGCAGAAGTTTGAGAGTTACTTTATGATTCAATCATATCCATCCTTCACAAAGAAAATGATAAGTCTGTTAAGAAAGATTCAACATATACGCTTCCATTGATATATTTAGGGTCTCGGTGAAACTGAAAACAAATATACCAGAAGAAGAAAGTGCCTTTGCGGCCAGTTTCTTGGAGAATCCCATTGCTTCGAGTTCGCCCAGCATTCTCTCATCTACTTCCATTTCTAATATACAGAACTACTCCCAAAAAccaagaaataaataaacaacaaatTTTCCATAAACAAAAATGACAACTAACACACAATCAACGCATtgcaaacacacacacacacacacacacacacacacacacagagagatagagagagattaCTTTTTCCGAATTGCAAGCTCGAGGAAACAATTTTCCGCAGCTCAAAAAAATAGGCGGCAATGGATGGTTTGTGAATAAGGTTTCTGAGAAGTGGCGAATGTTGGAGAAGAGAAGAGTCCGCCATTGGAAGCATTGAGATTCCGATTCCTTGCCCTTAATTCCTAACCCAATTCAACTGCTTTCAGCTTCTTGATTTCTCCGGTCTCTATATTTTTAATTCGAAAATTTGAATTCTTTGCTTTTTATACTTACTTTTGTGAGAGTAACGTGATGCAATAAATCTAAAAATTTTATGATAAAATTGTAGAAGAAGACAAAGATAAATCATTGATTTTATTTTCGCAATTATAATTCTAACCTTAATgatcttaaaaattaaaaattagtagCCTTGATATATTAGATTTTTACGTGGAATCACTGTCCCATTTTTGagttagacttgggtgcgggCGCCCGCATGCCATGCGGACCCGCGCCCCAACCCTGACCCAGATCCGCGCCCATTTAATTCGTCGACgccctaaattattacatttgcttATAGTaaatgttacttttaataagcataacatatacatttattcacacaaatatatacttttgtaaatataagtatttttcttcatttaatataaagtattatatttttaaaccctaaatcctataaattaaatcctaaaccttgtaaactaaaccctaaaacctgaacactaaaccctaataggagtatttacttttaataagcatagatatacattttgtcgcacaaatgtatacttatggaaatataaatatttaccttcattcaatataaaacattatacatatcaataattactttttcttaagataataattatttgatcaaataataatattattatttatataatattatttttattttttagcaataaataattataaattaataaaaattatgggAAATAAGTTTCCGTCCATCACTAGTTGAATTCGTTGGTAagttttattaagattaaaGTAGTCagaaaaattctcaaaaaaaaaaaaagtagtctgaAAAAACTCTTTTATAGACAGTTCGAGAATCAATTGGAAGTTGTAAGCCAGAGTAGCTCTTACTAAAGCAAAAAAAACTCTCACAAAAATCCAGAAACCAAACTGAAATTCGTGGCGTTTCTCTCAGTAGAAGTCGAAGATGGAAAGAGGAGAGATGATGATAGAGGTGGTGTGCCCGTCCctatccaaagcaatccaaatAGTTGCAGTAGATGACCAGAAAGTAGACCTCGGCTCCATAGCCCGGCCATTAGGGCTCGACCCGAATACCCTCAAGCTCAACGGCTACTTCATCGCTAGAGGGCCCCATCACATCGCTTCTTCCCTCACCTGGAAATCTATTATTGCCTTCTTCTCCGCCCGTCGCCTGCCCACCGGCGCCGCCGCTTCCGCCGCTCTCCTTGTCGACGGCAAGATTGCCTCCAAAAGtatacctctctctctccttcgtGTTCATGTAGTAGGGACACAAGATGgaaactttttcttttttagagtTAATGAGGGAAACTCAAGTAAAATTTTCGAGGTATAGATTCTTGATAGATTAATTTTGATGTAATTGCACTTAAAGTTAAATATATGcattttcatcaaattttaattttatacatgaaaacataaaaaaataataaaaattaattactttattttttcacaCGAGTATTAATTTTTGGCAAATCTATGCTATCTCACCCACGGAGGTGACAAGGTAATGTCATCATAAGTTCATAACTAGTTAAAATAGCATAGATATCCAGTTATATAAAGATATTTCGACTATTCACATCAACATTAAtttaaggcaattaataacctGTGAGTTcagaataattaaaattttatgtatttgaaggtaaaaaatttaatttatatgtaaaatcaaatttattttgttagatCCATTAATTtatgtgaatttttttattaggaTGGCCTTGTATAAATTGTGCTATTTATACTGATGCTTATTAGTAACTAAGGAAGTGATGGTATTTTGTTCCTTTTACTGCACTCACAATTACAAATGTTTAGGATCCCACGACGTAGCAAATGTGACCGGAGAAATAGGGTGCTTTAGAGATAGTAAAAGGCCACAGCACGACCACTGCAGTCGCATTCCAGGTAATCTCCACAAATTGATGCTCATGTCGTGTTTCAGTCTCGTATTTCAGTTTGTGACAAGGATTTTTTTGAACATAGTAGGTTTGCACAAAGCTAGTTGGTTGTGTCTGAAGAGAAAGTGTTGGTTAGAAGACGAAGGTCGTGTGAAGAGAGCAAGATTGGATGAAGGCCGGTTTTCCTGCAGTATTATCAGCAAAAACTTGAAACGAATGAGAATTGATGAGATCGTTGCTGCTATGCCTTTGAAGAAACTAAGATAAGTAGAACCTCACACATCTTCCTCACTGTAAAAATGCCTATTGTTTGGTTCTGCTGTAAACtgatgtgtttgtgtgtgtgtgagagagagagagagtgcgtGTTATGAAACTATCAGCTTTTCATATGTGACAAAAAATCTGTGGTGCTGGAATACGAATAAATCAAGGATACAAAACTGATCACTAACTGAATTTAGATAAATGTATGAAGTTCAAACCTATCTAGTCCCTCTCTTCATGATACATAATCATACATGGGAGATTGCTTGCTGCTGTCATTGAAAATAGAACTGCCATGCGGCAGCTACACCGGCTACCAACGCAACTTTTGCTATCAGCTTATACTTCGTGGAGGACCTCCCCGGCTCTGATGATGGTTTCGGAGGCTCCCACGGCTTCCCTCGCAACTTAGCAGAGAGTTTAGATATCATCAGCGTTAACGGGCCTGCCTTCCTTGCACCTGCAAGGACAATAGCTCAAGCATGTCGGAAGTGTGCTAAAATGCCAAGAGACTCGAGCAGCAACATATAAGAATAGAACAACATAAGTAGAAGGAAGAATAGAGAACAGCAGAAGTAGACTGTGTCAATGTTGAAGGAAGTAACATGTAATAATTATCCTATGAATTCAAGGGGGtgtttattttgcatgattaagtattttttatcttcaagacttggatttctccaatctcaccctttcaatggtatatgaatcaaacaaaaattaTCAAAggctttgggatatcccaaagttccaaTTCAACATAGTAGACAAAGGATtagccttattatttttatagtgAACTGCATTTTGATCAGGATAACTTTTCACCGTTATTCAATATTACTAGGAGCCTAATTTTTCGAAAAATCTAAACTTAGAAAGGTGACTAGTTACTTGAACAGATCCAGAAGGTGAGTGCACCATTACCTTTTCCGCTGAGAAGCCTTTCTTCCTCGCCCACGCGCCTTCTTAGTGCATTCAGAAGTGATCCAAAGTATAAGGCGAAAACCGTGCATGTAATTGTTATCACATTGTAAGGCATGCTAAAATCTGGAGTTGTCAAAGGCACGAGGAGTACTTCTGTGTACGAGAAGACAGGGACTTCTTCCTAAGAGAAgaagaaataaattataatagtgAATCGAAACTAAGTAGAAACACCCTGAATGCATCTAATTGTTTGTATCAGTACCTGTAACTTGGACAATATAGGTACTTGTTTTAAGGAATTATCATGAAAACTCATGTTTGCTACGAAATCAGCAAAGTGTATCACTGCTGATGGAATGTCGAAGCCTTGATTTGCATCTGGAGGATATTCATCGATATGAAGAAACCCCTGTTGGAACAGCAACAAGAATCAAACACTGGAAAAACAAAACTGAAAAAGAGTATcaccagagagagagagctaaATAAACccaaattaagaaattaatagtgGAAATGAGTTTTCACACTTCCAAGGTTCGAAAATAATGAGCCAACACAATTATCTTTGCAATTAGAATTAATTCAAGAGATTGATTGCATTAGAAACTAGTATGAGCATAAAACAAAGAACGGCAAATAGAAGGCACTGCTGCTCCATCCTTCAATGTCTTCAAAAAATTAGATCTCATGCACAAAAAAAGGTAATCTTTACATACAAAATGATTTCTTTAAACTGAGTAGTTAAACTTATATACCTTATCAAACTCCAAAGTCAATGCCGCTGTATTAACACTACAGGGTAATCTCAAGATCATTTCCATCACTCCAGTGGACACCTTGTCTTCAGAAGGCGAAACGAGTATTTTCTCTATGTTTCCCATAGAAGATTGAGGTTCTCCATCTAAAAACAATTTCAACGTATGATAGTAGACCTTGACGTACCAAGGTACCATTTGGAAAACTCCCACTCTGAGCCAGCATTCATTCTCACTATAACCACCAGTTTTTTCTACATTGTTGCTCCTAGTAGATTTCATTGAGATAGCGATAGCTCCCCTTTCGTTCCCACTTCCTAATAAAAACCGGCTAGCCTGTAAGGGTGCCTGCAGACATGACCAGGCTACAGGCACCTTCCAGTTCAATCCCAAATCAAATGGTTTGAGATCATTGGAATCCTCAACTGAGAACTCGTAAAGGATAGAGCCCGCTTTCTGCAAGTTCCCGGATTCTCTTATAACCCTATTTGGAGGCAGTGATAATTCAAATAGAGGAGGGCCCTCCTCACCAACAGAAACAGCATTCTCCGATGCCTCACTATCTACCCTTAATTTATCCCCCTCAGATATTAAATTCTGCTCAAATTGCACATACACATTACTAGAACTAGAAAGAGAGCATTTTCCGCTAACTGACCTGCCAAATAACGAGCTCAAGGACCAACTTGGCTGCAATGTTTTTCCAGAAAAGGTGTCTGGTCGAAGAACAACTGTAAGGGTTTGTTCAAGCACTATTCCAATACTCATCTCAGATGCATCAAATTCATCAGATTTCAAATGGAGCCTCTGGGAATGATAATACCCCCGGTATATTGAAGGCCGGTCCATCAACGAAGAAAG
This window encodes:
- the LOC131023531 gene encoding uncharacterized protein LOC131023531 isoform X2 gives rise to the protein MERGEMMIEVVCPSLSKAIQIVAVDDQKVDLGSIARPLGLDPNTLKLNGYFIARGPHHIASSLTWKSIIAFFSARRLPTGAAASAALLVDGKIASKRSHDVANVTGEIGCFRDSKRPQHDHCSRIPGLHKASWLCLKRKCWLEDEGRVKRARLDEGRFSCSIISKNLKRMRIDEIVAAMPLKKLR
- the LOC131023531 gene encoding uncharacterized protein LOC131023531 isoform X1; the encoded protein is MERGEMMIEVVCPSLSKAIQIVAVDDQKVDLGSIARPLGLDPNTLKLNGYFIARGPHHIASSLTWKSIIAFFSARRLPTGAAASAALLVDGKIASKRSHDVANVTGEIGCFRDSKRPQHDHCSRIPVGLHKASWLCLKRKCWLEDEGRVKRARLDEGRFSCSIISKNLKRMRIDEIVAAMPLKKLR
- the LOC131023507 gene encoding uncharacterized protein LOC131023507 isoform X1, with protein sequence MLPMADSSLLQHSPLLRNLIHKPSIAAYFFELRKIVSSSLQFGKSNSSIEDAINWLVDHGDDATSEPSVEPELLEDINIEASCPIQISEQVKLRAQELRGQARKRRAEQEKKLDRERETGRIRMGKELLEAKRMAEESERKRFIAQQKADKEEEKRARERIRQKLQQDKLERRGMLGLPREVPAPVNTGLPQETNNPEPVDPAVLPETPASAREHMRECLRNLKHQNKDDNTRATRAFQTLLIYVKNVFKDPNEGKFRKIRISNPVFQDRVGRFEEGVKFLELCGFERVEGGNFLFLPRERVDRSLLKSAAAELHNALTNPFFGLFSA
- the LOC131023499 gene encoding uncharacterized protein LOC131023499, whose protein sequence is MYADQIEAQANRSVKDRLEGNSAAGPGRRRTISGKRQREDDDKWEHDLFEGSEPQVSGRKVGVRDLRLKLQRKSIEQASQSGRGPGGGRDLREKLSGALYSRPVEYKPPAVRPKPATETSRPPRKSVVAQAPASEAKVSSSVSKKKVQQKVDSVESFLQSLGLDKYSITFQAEEVDMAALVHMSDEDLKAMGIPMGPRKKILLELESKRDD
- the LOC131023507 gene encoding uncharacterized protein LOC131023507 isoform X2: MEVDERMLGELEAMGFSKKLAAKALSSSGNSSIEDAINWLVDHGDDATSEPSVEPELLEDINIEASCPIQISEQVKLRAQELRGQARKRRAEQEKKLDRERETGRIRMGKELLEAKRMAEESERKRFIAQQKADKEEEKRARERIRQKLQQDKLERRGMLGLPREVPAPVNTGLPQETNNPEPVDPAVLPETPASAREHMRECLRNLKHQNKDDNTRATRAFQTLLIYVKNVFKDPNEGKFRKIRISNPVFQDRVGRFEEGVKFLELCGFERVEGGNFLFLPRERVDRSLLKSAAAELHNALTNPFFGLFSA
- the LOC131023522 gene encoding uncharacterized protein LOC131023522 produces the protein MRLLKLCLLLFLALFSATESIKVEELNEEFTEALLLRPLPDRKVLAHFHFRSSAPPSQRYGRHHHIFPKSIYQLVHKFQVREMELSFTQGRWNYERWGGFDPISSSNAKPPGVELWAEFDVPQDQVDDSWKNLTHALSGLFCASINFLEHSTSYSAPQWSFGSASGKLRYGTLPREAVCTENLTPWLKLLPCRDKAGLSSLMDRPSIYRGYYHSQRLHLKSDEFDASEMSIGIVLEQTLTVVLRPDTFSGKTLQPSWSLSSLFGRSVSGKCSLSSSSNVYVQFEQNLISEGDKLRVDSEASENAVSVGEEGPPLFELSLPPNRVIRESGNLQKAGSILYEFSVEDSNDLKPFDLGLNWKVPVAWSCLQAPLQASRFLLGSGNERGAIAISMKSTRSNNVEKTGGYSENECWLRVGVFQMVPWYVKVYYHTLKLFLDGEPQSSMGNIEKILVSPSEDKVSTGVMEMILRLPCSVNTAALTLEFDKGFLHIDEYPPDANQGFDIPSAVIHFADFVANMSFHDNSLKQVPILSKLQEEVPVFSYTEVLLVPLTTPDFSMPYNVITITCTVFALYFGSLLNALRRRVGEEERLLSGKGARKAGPLTLMISKLSAKLRGKPWEPPKPSSEPGRSSTKYKLIAKVALVAGVAAAWQFYFQ